A section of the Spirosoma pollinicola genome encodes:
- a CDS encoding DUF3782 domain-containing protein, whose product MESPNFDTIRQILQDIALSQKELSQSQKETDRLTKSNAKLIGDLGNKFGSFTEGMAFPSMEKVLRKQFGMTTITTNYKTEYGPDTLEVDVLGIANGMVNAVVLVEVKSHLKERDIDQLLKNLDRFRRFHPEYNNKKLFGILACVQGSQEVREKAITAGLYVASIHDEVFELKTPAYFVPRDFSLTVTA is encoded by the coding sequence ACGATTCGTCAGATACTTCAGGATATAGCTTTAAGCCAGAAAGAGCTTTCTCAGAGCCAGAAGGAAACAGATCGCTTAACTAAATCGAATGCCAAGCTTATAGGAGACCTGGGCAATAAATTTGGCAGCTTTACCGAAGGCATGGCCTTTCCCTCAATGGAGAAAGTTTTGCGAAAACAGTTTGGCATGACCACCATTACGACCAACTACAAAACAGAATACGGGCCGGATACGCTGGAAGTCGATGTGTTGGGTATAGCGAATGGAATGGTCAACGCGGTAGTTCTTGTGGAGGTGAAAAGCCATCTCAAGGAGCGTGATATAGATCAACTACTAAAAAACCTGGACCGCTTTCGGCGGTTTCATCCGGAATACAACAACAAGAAGCTATTCGGTATATTGGCCTGTGTTCAAGGGTCGCAGGAAGTTCGGGAAAAAGCCATAACCGCTGGTTTATATGTGGCGTCAATTCATGATGAGGTGTTTGAGCTAAAAACACCGGCTTATTTCGTCCCCAGAGATTTCTCGCTTACTGTGACCGCGTAA
- the dapA gene encoding 4-hydroxy-tetrahydrodipicolinate synthase gives MDTRSQYGKFHGVGVAIVTPFNADYSIDFDGFGRIVQHIADGGVRYIVLQGTTGESPTVTKQEKAQLLQYLKENNAKNLPVVFGVGGNVTADVVSGMKDIDFEGVDAILSVCPYYNKPGKRGVIEHFTRVADASPVPVILYNIPFRTGINMSAETICELAQHPNIIGVKEASCVIEQCMEIARDKPDDFLLISGDDVQAVPIISIGGVGVMSVIANAFPAKFTGLIEAALQGDFAFARKELSHFLRIDPLLYEEGNPVGVKSILDIMGLISSEVRLPLMKASDDLVERQRAVLQRDRLLELVA, from the coding sequence ATGGACACTCGTAGCCAATACGGTAAATTTCACGGCGTTGGCGTCGCTATTGTGACGCCCTTTAATGCTGATTATTCAATTGATTTTGACGGCTTCGGCCGCATTGTCCAACACATCGCTGATGGTGGCGTTCGTTACATCGTCCTGCAGGGCACAACCGGCGAATCGCCAACGGTGACGAAGCAGGAGAAGGCACAGTTGCTGCAATACCTGAAGGAAAACAACGCCAAAAATCTTCCCGTAGTCTTTGGCGTTGGCGGCAACGTTACCGCTGATGTGGTGTCGGGTATGAAGGATATTGATTTTGAGGGTGTCGATGCTATACTGTCGGTTTGCCCTTATTACAATAAACCTGGTAAACGGGGTGTGATCGAGCATTTTACTCGTGTGGCCGACGCCAGCCCGGTACCGGTTATTCTATACAATATTCCGTTTCGGACGGGAATCAATATGAGCGCCGAAACGATTTGCGAGCTGGCTCAGCATCCAAATATTATTGGGGTGAAAGAAGCGTCATGTGTGATTGAGCAGTGCATGGAAATTGCCCGTGATAAACCCGATGATTTTCTGCTTATCTCTGGCGATGATGTTCAGGCCGTGCCAATCATCAGCATTGGTGGCGTAGGGGTGATGTCGGTTATTGCCAATGCGTTTCCCGCTAAATTCACGGGGTTGATCGAAGCCGCTTTGCAGGGCGATTTTGCTTTTGCCCGGAAAGAGCTTAGCCATTTCCTGCGCATCGATCCACTCCTGTACGAAGAAGGGAATCCGGTGGGCGTGAAGAGTATTCTCGATATTATGGGCCTGATTTCGTCGGAGGTACGATTGCCCCTTATGAAAGCATCCGATGATCTGGTTGAACGGCAACGGGCTGTGTTACAGCGGGATCGTCTGCTGGAATTGGTCGCTTAA